A window of the Kosakonia sp. BYX6 genome harbors these coding sequences:
- a CDS encoding zinc-dependent alcohol dehydrogenase family protein, with protein sequence MYNTAVVFRSFGEPQETLQLETRELTALAPGNIRVKMRLAPMNASDVIPVSGAYSHRITLPAVAGYEGMGIVSETTPDAAHLLGQRVLPLRGQGTWQQYVDCPAELAIRVPDDIDDALAARAYINPLAAHLMLQLYPARGKHVLVTAAGSDCAGYLAQWARLNGAKSVTGIYRSGIHAQRLAEMGVIPLAQTDTAAIEKATAKADIVYDATGGALAQLLLQTLPRSGLFISYGLLSGQPFDIQQRLPRVHWFHIRNYLDAMPAAAWQQAFLDIWEQLRRSRCSEVALFGLAHWAEALALYHTPGRIVKPVLSMA encoded by the coding sequence ATGTATAACACAGCGGTTGTCTTCAGAAGTTTTGGTGAACCCCAGGAAACCCTGCAACTTGAAACCCGCGAATTGACGGCGCTGGCACCGGGAAACATCCGTGTCAAAATGCGCCTCGCGCCGATGAATGCTTCCGATGTAATCCCGGTTTCCGGGGCGTACAGCCACCGAATCACCCTGCCCGCCGTCGCCGGTTATGAAGGCATGGGGATCGTGAGTGAAACCACGCCGGACGCGGCGCATTTACTCGGCCAGCGCGTGCTTCCTCTGCGCGGCCAGGGCACCTGGCAACAGTATGTTGATTGCCCGGCAGAACTGGCGATCCGCGTCCCGGACGATATTGACGATGCGCTGGCGGCAAGAGCGTATATCAACCCGCTGGCTGCGCATCTGATGCTGCAACTCTATCCGGCGCGCGGCAAACATGTGCTGGTCACCGCGGCAGGTTCCGATTGCGCCGGGTATCTTGCCCAGTGGGCGCGGTTGAACGGTGCGAAAAGCGTGACGGGAATTTATCGATCAGGGATCCATGCCCAACGGCTGGCAGAGATGGGCGTCATTCCCCTCGCGCAAACCGACACCGCCGCCATTGAAAAGGCAACCGCGAAAGCGGATATCGTGTACGACGCCACCGGCGGCGCGCTGGCGCAATTGCTGTTGCAAACCCTGCCGCGCAGCGGGTTGTTTATCAGTTATGGCCTGCTCTCCGGGCAGCCGTTTGATATCCAACAGCGTCTTCCCCGCGTGCATTGGTTCCATATCCGTAACTACCTGGATGCCATGCCCGCCGCCGCGTGGCAGCAGGCATTTTTAGACATTTGGGAACAATTACGCCGCAGCCGCTGTAGCGAGGTCGCGCTGTTCGGGCTGGCGCACTGGGCAGAGGCGTTGGCGCTTTATCACACGCCGGGGCGGATCGTTAAGCCGGTTTTGTCGATGGCTTAA
- the bla gene encoding class A beta-lactamase — translation MHFPGKSICSLLLISAFTANAATIDSASLTAIARLQEARLDARIGIAVIDTATGKSVSYRGDERFPLNSTHKALLCGALLSKVDKGELSLAEKTQFTRDALVEYSPVTSQFVAPKSMNWQQLCSAAVSHSDNTAANLVANKLGGPKAVTRFWMDLGDSVTRVDRSEPQLNSAIPADLRDTTSPLAVSQTLQKLALGNVLKPQSRALLVQWLREDKVADALLRSVLPAGWSMGDKTGAGAYGSRSIISVVWPKTGKPIIVSIYITQTQATLSQSNEAIARMGKAIFEATH, via the coding sequence ATGCATTTCCCCGGCAAATCAATTTGTTCTCTGCTGCTGATCAGTGCGTTTACCGCCAACGCAGCAACCATCGATAGCGCCAGCCTGACGGCGATTGCCCGGTTACAGGAAGCCCGGCTTGATGCCCGCATCGGTATTGCGGTGATCGATACCGCCACGGGCAAGTCGGTAAGTTATCGCGGGGATGAGCGTTTTCCGCTGAACAGTACGCATAAAGCGCTGTTGTGCGGCGCGTTGCTGAGCAAAGTCGACAAAGGTGAACTGTCGCTGGCAGAGAAAACACAGTTCACCCGCGATGCGCTGGTGGAGTACTCGCCGGTGACCAGCCAGTTTGTTGCACCGAAAAGCATGAACTGGCAACAGTTGTGCAGCGCGGCGGTGAGCCACAGTGATAACACCGCCGCAAACCTGGTGGCGAATAAGCTGGGTGGGCCGAAGGCGGTCACGCGTTTTTGGATGGATTTGGGTGACAGTGTCACTAGAGTCGACCGCAGTGAACCACAGTTGAATAGTGCAATTCCCGCCGATCTGCGCGATACCACCTCGCCGCTTGCCGTCAGCCAGACATTACAAAAACTCGCGCTCGGTAATGTGCTGAAACCGCAATCCCGCGCATTGTTGGTGCAGTGGCTGCGCGAGGATAAGGTTGCGGATGCGCTGCTGCGCTCCGTGCTGCCTGCCGGTTGGTCGATGGGTGATAAAACCGGGGCGGGCGCGTACGGTTCGCGCTCCATTATCAGCGTTGTCTGGCCGAAAACGGGTAAGCCGATCATCGTCTCAATCTATATCACGCAAACCCAGGCGACACTTTCGCAAAGCAACGAGGCGATTGCCCGGATGGGAAAAGCCATTTTTGAGGCGACGCACTAA
- a CDS encoding SDR family oxidoreductase, translated as MMTWLITGASSGLGRLMTEKLLARGDRVVACMRRPDALNALQEQYAERLLICCFDMTDTQAMRRELDNAFQACGKIDRVVSNAGYGLFGAAEEVSDAQIDRQIATNLTGSIQLIRAVLPWLRKQGSGRIVQISSEGGQVAYPNFSLYHASKWGIEGFLEAVDQEVKPFGIEVVIAEPGPTQTGFGAGLDHAQPMAVYDETPAGKMRQGITDGSFAIKGDAGRTVEAIITAADTPTPPFRVPLGSTAWEHLVASLGGRLEEIKNQREIAWSADAP; from the coding sequence ATGATGACCTGGCTGATTACCGGAGCCTCTTCCGGGCTTGGACGGTTAATGACCGAAAAATTACTGGCGCGCGGCGACCGTGTTGTCGCCTGTATGCGCCGCCCTGATGCGCTCAACGCGTTGCAGGAGCAATATGCCGAACGGCTGTTGATTTGCTGTTTTGATATGACCGACACGCAGGCGATGCGCCGCGAACTGGACAATGCATTTCAGGCCTGCGGCAAAATCGATCGCGTGGTGAGCAATGCCGGTTACGGTTTGTTTGGCGCGGCGGAAGAGGTCAGCGACGCGCAGATCGACCGGCAAATCGCCACCAACCTTACTGGTTCGATTCAACTGATACGCGCGGTGCTGCCGTGGCTGCGCAAGCAAGGCAGCGGGCGCATTGTGCAAATTTCGTCCGAAGGCGGGCAAGTGGCGTACCCGAATTTTAGCCTTTATCACGCCAGTAAATGGGGGATTGAAGGCTTTCTCGAAGCCGTTGACCAGGAAGTGAAACCGTTTGGCATCGAGGTGGTGATTGCCGAACCCGGCCCGACGCAAACGGGCTTTGGCGCGGGTCTTGATCACGCGCAACCGATGGCCGTTTACGACGAAACACCAGCGGGAAAAATGCGTCAGGGAATCACCGACGGTAGCTTTGCCATTAAAGGCGATGCCGGGCGCACGGTGGAAGCAATTATCACTGCGGCGGATACGCCAACGCCGCCATTCAGAGTGCCGCTCGGCAGCACGGCGTGGGAGCATCTGGTCGCCTCCCTCGGCGGGCGGCTTGAAGAGATCAAAAACCAGCGGGAGATTGCCTGGTCGGCGGATGCGCCTTAA
- a CDS encoding LysR family transcriptional regulator yields MKNISLTDLKAFLQVAQQRSFQQAANELGVSRSSLSHAMRGLESQLGVRLLHRTTRSVSLSEDGTALLERIVPLLNALDDALDATRFRPQELHGTLRINANEGGACWLLQHVVDDFLQAHPQVVLDLVTEGRLVDIVAEGFDAGVRLVESVPRDMIAVPFGEMIRFIAIASPHYLAEAGEPRHPNDLQHHRCIAQRLPSGKRYRWEFMQNGKPLTLNVPGNLCLNNSALMVEAVVKGLGIAFVPEPYAQSALADGQVVQVLEAWSPPNARLCLYYSSHRQVPAALKAFIAAIREKQ; encoded by the coding sequence ATGAAAAACATCAGCCTTACGGACTTAAAAGCCTTTCTCCAGGTTGCGCAGCAGCGCAGTTTTCAACAGGCTGCGAATGAACTGGGTGTCTCGCGATCTTCGCTGAGCCATGCCATGCGCGGGCTAGAGTCACAGCTCGGCGTGCGGTTGTTGCACCGCACTACGCGCAGTGTTTCCCTGAGCGAAGACGGTACCGCGTTGCTGGAGCGGATCGTGCCATTGCTGAACGCACTGGACGATGCGCTGGATGCCACTCGCTTTCGCCCGCAGGAGTTACACGGGACGCTGCGCATCAATGCCAATGAAGGCGGAGCCTGCTGGCTGTTACAACATGTGGTGGACGATTTTTTGCAAGCGCACCCGCAGGTGGTGCTGGATCTGGTCACAGAAGGCCGCCTGGTGGATATCGTTGCCGAAGGGTTTGACGCCGGGGTGCGTCTGGTGGAATCCGTGCCGCGCGATATGATTGCCGTGCCGTTTGGCGAAATGATCCGTTTTATCGCTATCGCTTCCCCGCACTATCTCGCCGAAGCTGGCGAACCACGGCACCCGAATGATTTGCAGCATCACCGCTGTATCGCGCAGCGTCTGCCGAGCGGCAAACGTTACCGCTGGGAGTTTATGCAAAACGGCAAGCCGCTGACGCTGAATGTGCCCGGCAATTTGTGCCTGAATAACAGCGCGTTGATGGTTGAAGCGGTGGTAAAGGGATTAGGCATTGCGTTTGTGCCGGAACCTTACGCCCAAAGCGCCCTTGCCGACGGGCAAGTGGTGCAGGTTCTTGAAGCGTGGAGCCCGCCGAACGCCAGGCTCTGTTTGTACTATTCCAGCCACCGCCAGGTGCCGGCAGCCCTGAAAGCGTTTATTGCGGCCATCCGTGAGAAGCAGTGA